The following proteins come from a genomic window of Triticum aestivum cultivar Chinese Spring chromosome 6A, IWGSC CS RefSeq v2.1, whole genome shotgun sequence:
- the LOC123130137 gene encoding RING-H2 finger protein ATL64, giving the protein MGDGHGPRGSTNAPPPLPCVGVVVVPGARTEQMGDPSSYAVAGKLLVAAAGALAGFLLALVALHAYSSARRRRARDRLRLRHGLPSISGGAVHGGVAVAPSPQGLDPAVLRALPVVAAGDGAGDCAVCLAGLERGEEARALPRCGHRFHVGCIDAWFRGNSTCPLCRADVEAPDDDAEAEVRVDVETGDAAVDKGGAPGTRRLLSGTDLDRTRRAFASTRSASF; this is encoded by the coding sequence ATGGGCGACGGCCACGGCCCACGCGGCAGCACCAATGCCCCGCCGCCGCTCCCATGCGTCGGCGTTGTAGTGGTCCCCGGGGCGCGCACCGAACAGATGGGGGATCCGTCGAGCTACGCCGTCGCCGGCAAGCTCCTGGTCGCCGCGGCCGGGGCGCTCGCGGGCTTCCTCCTGGCCCTCGTCGCGCTGCACGCGTACAGCAGCGcccggcgccggcgcgcgcgcgaccgcctccgcctccgccacgGCCTGCCGAGCATCTccggcggcgccgtccacggcggCGTGGCGGTGGCGCCTTCGCCGCAGGGGCTGGACCCCGCGGTGCTCCGCGCACTCCCCGTGGTCGCCGCGGGCGACGGCGCCGGGGACTGCGCGGTGTGCCTCGCGGGGctcgagcgcggggaggaggcacGAGCGCTGCCGCGGTGCGGCCACCGGTTTCACGTCGGGTGCATCGACGCGTGGTTCCGCGGGAACTCCACGTGCCCGCTGTGCCGCGCGGACGTCGAGGCGCCGGACGACGACGCCGAGGCTGAGGTGCGCGTGGACGTGGAGACGGGGGACGCCGCGGTCGACAAGGGCGGTGCGCCGGGGACGAGGAGGCTGTTGAGCGGCACGGATCTTGACAGGACGAGGCGGGCCTTTGCTTCCACCCGATCTGCTTCATTCTGA
- the LOC123131818 gene encoding uncharacterized protein: MVDAVRAPKGKAATRRIRSKPTAARRRTAAVRRRRWTVTSRHVLQIQLSSGTTRRARLVRQPPWMTQVQIVPAAHLLLPTAMFLLLLLPRMMALPSTPLQLACLLLRWPRRGSLAKRGGRRPSRFSLATPQSLSPSVSYLSPTSCSSGLNSVSTARR, from the exons ATGGTGGACGCGGTGCGGGCCCCGAAGGGAAAGGCGGCTACGCGGCGCATTAG ATCAAAACCAACAGCTGCCAGGAGAAGAACAGCTGCTGTGAGACGGAGGCGCTGGACTGTAACCAGCCGGCACGTTCTTCAGATTCAGTTATCCTCTGGGACGACACGGAGGGCAAGATTAGTCCGTCAGCCACCTTGGATGACGCAGGTTCAGATCGTACCCGCAGCGCATCTCCTCCTCCCCACAGCCAtgtttctgctgctgctgctgccacggATGATGGCATTGCCGTCGACTCCCCTGCAGCTTGCCTGCCTATTGCTCCGGTGGCCGCGCCGAGGGTCCCTTGCGAAGCGTGGTGGAAGAAGACCTTCTCGTTTCTCCTTGGCAACGCCACAGAGTCTCTCACCTTCCGTTTCGTATTTGTCGCCGACAAGCTGCAGCTCAGGCTTGAATTCGGTGTCGACGGCCAG AAGATAA
- the LOC123131819 gene encoding histone H4 yields the protein MSGRGKGGKGLGKGGAKRHRKVLRDNIQGITKPAIRRLARRGGVKRISGLIYEETRGVLKIFLENVIRDAVTYTEHARRKTVTAMDVVYALKRQGRTLYGFGG from the coding sequence ATGTCCGGCCGCGGCAAGGGAGGGAAGGGGCTGGGCAAGGGCGGCGCCAAGCGCCACCGGAAGGTGCTGCGCGACAACATCCAGGGCATCACCAAGCCGGCCATCCGTCGTCTGGCTCGGCGTGGCGGCGTGAAGCGCATCTCGgggctcatctacgaggagacccgcggcgtgcTCAAGATCTTCCTGGAGAACGTCATCCGCGACGCCGTCACCTACACCGAGCACGCCCGCCGCAAGACCGTCACCGCCATGGACGTCGTCTACGCCCTCAAGCGCCAGGGACGCACCCTCTACGGATTCGGCGGCTAG